One part of the Mariniblastus fucicola genome encodes these proteins:
- a CDS encoding PepSY-associated TM helix domain-containing protein, translating to MNRWSRRLHRWGGILIAIPLLLVIATGLILQFKKEFAWIQPKTLSGSPNQMTIGWPKVLESAMGDEDARINSWADVDRLDVRPAKGVIKVRAKNGWEVQLDSATGEILSSAYRRSDFIESLHDGSYFSDFVKLYVFSANGMILLGLWISGIYLWFLPIQAKRKKKRRLAKKAQP from the coding sequence ATGAATCGTTGGTCAAGAAGGCTTCACAGGTGGGGCGGAATCCTTATCGCGATCCCATTGCTGCTGGTTATTGCCACCGGCTTAATCCTGCAATTCAAGAAGGAGTTCGCATGGATTCAGCCCAAAACATTGTCTGGCAGTCCGAATCAAATGACGATCGGCTGGCCAAAAGTTCTCGAATCAGCGATGGGCGACGAAGATGCTCGCATCAATTCATGGGCCGATGTTGATCGACTGGACGTTCGTCCAGCGAAGGGCGTCATAAAAGTGCGTGCCAAGAACGGTTGGGAAGTCCAACTCGATTCTGCAACCGGCGAGATTCTGTCGTCTGCTTATAGAAGAAGCGACTTTATCGAATCGCTACACGACGGATCCTACTTTTCTGATTTCGTAAAGCTGTACGTGTTCTCTGCCAATGGGATGATCCTGCTAGGGCTTTGGATCTCCGGCATCTATCTTTGGTTTCTGCCCATTCAGGCGAAACGGAAAAAGAAACGACGGCTGGCGAAGAAAGCTCAGCCCTGA
- the galE gene encoding UDP-glucose 4-epimerase GalE — MNILVVGGAGYIGSHMVRLLDSAGHKVWVLDNLSTGFMQAVTAGELIVGDMNDSELVKSVLGDNRIDIVMHFAACALVGESCANPAKYYQNNVVNTLLLLESMRATNVRKIVFSSTCATYGIPDKVPISEATPQQPVNPYGFTKLVIERALRDYSQAHNFGYAALRYFNAAGASPLGGIGEDHTPESHLIPIVLQVAMGQREQVTVFGNDWPTLDGSCVRDYIHVDDLADAHLRAMERLKPGTGIELNLGTGTGFSVRQIIETCREVTNVDIKSVDGDRRAGDPPELVADASKAESELGWVPQYTSPRSIIETAWEWHRNNPAGYGDTALAEGQVE; from the coding sequence ATGAACATACTGGTCGTCGGAGGAGCAGGATACATTGGATCGCACATGGTGCGGCTGTTGGATTCTGCAGGGCACAAAGTTTGGGTTTTGGACAACCTGTCGACCGGCTTTATGCAAGCCGTGACGGCCGGCGAGTTGATCGTTGGCGACATGAACGATTCCGAATTGGTGAAGAGCGTCCTTGGTGACAATCGCATCGACATCGTGATGCACTTTGCGGCTTGTGCTTTGGTCGGCGAGTCATGTGCCAATCCTGCGAAGTACTATCAGAACAACGTAGTCAATACCTTGTTGCTGCTGGAGTCGATGCGAGCCACGAACGTTCGCAAGATTGTGTTTTCGAGCACCTGTGCTACTTACGGCATTCCTGACAAAGTTCCCATCTCCGAAGCTACGCCCCAGCAACCGGTCAACCCGTACGGTTTTACCAAACTGGTCATCGAAAGAGCGCTGCGTGATTATTCGCAAGCACATAACTTTGGCTACGCCGCACTGCGATACTTCAATGCCGCTGGCGCATCTCCGCTCGGCGGAATTGGTGAAGACCACACACCTGAATCGCATTTGATTCCGATCGTGCTGCAGGTTGCGATGGGGCAACGTGAGCAGGTTACTGTTTTCGGAAACGATTGGCCGACGCTCGACGGAAGTTGCGTGCGAGACTACATCCACGTTGACGACCTCGCGGATGCTCATCTTCGCGCGATGGAAAGATTGAAACCTGGCACGGGCATCGAGTTGAATTTGGGAACCGGCACGGGATTCAGTGTGCGGCAGATTATCGAGACCTGTCGCGAGGTCACGAACGTGGACATAAAAAGCGTCGACGGCGATCGGCGTGCCGGAGATCCTCCAGAGCTGGTGGCCGACGCATCGAAAGCAGAATCCGAATTGGGATGGGTGCCGCAATACACTTCGCCGCGGTCAATCATCGAGACCGCGTGGGAATGGCATCGCAACAATCCCGCCGGCTATGGAGATACCGCACTGGCGGAAGGGCAGGTTGAGTAG